The Megalobrama amblycephala isolate DHTTF-2021 linkage group LG13, ASM1881202v1, whole genome shotgun sequence genome contains a region encoding:
- the LOC125243453 gene encoding leukocyte elastase inhibitor-like — translation MEALSAANTQFSLNLFKKISGGNASGNVFYSPVSISSALAMVSLGARGNTAAQMFKVLGFNNPPKPDAATPAPQQLTQKPQITCGVKGQHEPSMTQQTQKFEIPAALKVPGPKTEDQIHLSFNKFMSELNKPGVPYVLSLANRLYGEQSYQFVEKFLNDAKRYYEAGLEEVDFKTKSEAARVTINKWVEKKTQEKIKDLVPQGAVDEMTRLVLVNAIYFKGNWEKKFPKEATRDAQFKMNQNRTKPVKMMYQKAQFPLAFIPEMNSQVLELPYVGKNLSMLIILPNEMEDNTTGLQKLEKALTYEKLMEWTKPSNMRQQEVQVSLPRFKMEEKYDMKSLLISMGMEDVFGHADLSGMSSNNDLVLSKVIHKAFVEVNEEGTEAAAATGAIVAIRSSASMFIADHPFLFFVRHNPSNAILFYGRFCSP, via the exons ATGGAGGCTTTGTCTGCAGCAAACACTCAGTTCTCCCTCAACCTGTTCAAGAAGATCAGCGGAGGAAACGCATCAGGAAATGTGTTTTACTCTCCTGTCAGCATCTCCTCGGCTCTGGCCATGGTGTCGCTCGGTGCAAGAGGAAACACAGCAGCTCAGATGTTTAAG GTCTTGGGCTTTAACAATCCTCCCAAACCCGACGCTGCGACTCCAGCACCTCAACAACTAACCCAGAAACCCCAGATAACATGTGGCGTCAAGGGTCAACATGAACCATCAATGACACAACAAACCCAGAAGTTTGAGATACCTGCCGCACTCAAG GTACCGGGCCCAAAAACTGAGGACCAAATTcatttgagcttcaacaagttTATGAGTGAGCTGAACAAACCAGGAGTCCCGTATGTGTTGAGTCTTGCCAACCGCCTCTACGGAGAGCAATCCTACCAGTTTGTTGAG AAATTCCTCAATGATGCAAAAAGATACTATGAAGCCGGACTGGAGGAGGTGGACTTCAAGACCAAATCAGAGGCTGCTCGTGTCACCATCAACAAATGGGTGGAGAAAAAAACACAAG AGAAGATCAAGGACTTGGTGCCACAGGGAGCTGTCGATGAGATGACGAGACTGGTCTTGGTGAACGCCATCTACTTCAAGGGGAACTGGGAGAAGAAATTCCCAAAGGAAGCCACCAGAGATGCGCAGTTTAAGATGAACCAG AATCGAACTAAACCAGTGAAGATGATGTATCAAAAGGCACAGTTTCCTCTGGCCTTCATCCCAGAGATGAACAGTCAGGTTCTGGAGCTGCCGTATGTTGGGAAGAATCTCAGTATGTTGATCATCCTTCCTAACGAGATGGAAGACAACACCACTGGCCTTCAGAAG CTTGAAAAGGCACTGACCTACGAGAAGCTCATGGAGTGGACCAAACCCAGCAACATGCGTCAACAAGAAGTTCAAGTATCTCTGCCCAGATTCAAGATGGAGGAAAAATACGACATGAAGAGTCTTCTGATCAGCATGGGAATGGAGGATGTTTTTGGACATGCAGACCTTTCAGGCATGTCCTCCAACAACGACCTGGTGCTGTCGAAGGTGATTCATAAAGCCTTTGTTGAAGTCAATGAGGAAGGAACAGAAGCGGCTGCAGCCACCGGTGCCATTGTTGCAATACGTTCATCTGCATCGATGTTCATTGCAGACCACCCGTTCCTTTTCTTCGTCCGGCATAATCCCTCCAATGCCATTCTGTTTTATGGACGCTTCTGTTCTCCTTGA
- the fam110d gene encoding protein FAM110B translates to MKPLTPIGSPSPLRLLNKGPDYLRRQMDAGSRGSSISAVERLEADKAKYVKSQQVINTKQEPVLVPCATPPPLPRRNFTVSTPSTPVLPPRNQMASFSAPQFLRDENEDDSRKENCQNETDVETNNRNNANKPPVPSPRTPTIAPLVAPHSAPIMRRSNGKRMLRPDSLVIYRQKKECKSPNSGGENGNTNMEVKGYSFVRRLFQGSMREKSSGTEAHKMVINEEKASSSRDGDSRMSWSNDKDTVDGGNETRRSSKSEREHSMPETQNNTGVQKQSKNGMINSLRNSIGNSNNNDMDPWKPVVPRMRADLKRSKSELRLRCSLAMSEQERFFDYCGLDFDMVERLGPENFLKGASSVDTLSLLLRSVGGGGSEPSEFSRHSGEGIFQEELAEQISTGVSIIERNARVIKWLYGCRNAVQEGPKESTV, encoded by the coding sequence ATGAAGCCCTTAACTCCCATTGGTTCACCTTCTCCACTGCGGCTCCTAAACAAGGGGCCCGATTACCTTCGCAGGCAAATGGATGCCGGAAGCAGGGGTAGTTCAATTAGTGCGGTAGAGCGGCTGGAAGCAGACAAGGCGAAGTACGTCAAGAGTCAACAGGTCATAAACACCAAGCAGGAGCCCGTATTAGTGCCCTGTGCAACCCCTCCACCGTTGCCTCGTCGAAACTTCACTGTGTCCACTCCTTCAACACCCGTTCTCCCACCTCGAAATCAAATGGCGTCTTTCTCCGCACCGCAGTTCTTGAGGGATGAAAATGAGGATGACTCCAGGAAAGAGAACTGTCAGAATGAAACTGATGTGGAAACCAACAATCGCAACAATGCAAATAAGCCTCCCGTACCTTCCCCAAGAACTCCAACCATTGCTCCATTAGTCGCCCCACATAGTGCTCCGATAATGCGCAGGAGCAACGGCAAGCGCATGCTGCGTCCGGACTCCCTAGTCATTTACAGACAGAAGAAAGAGTGCAAGAGTCCCAACAGTGGTGGCGAAAACGGCAACACCAACATGGAGGTCAAGGGCTACAGCTTCGTACGACGGCTCTTCCAGGGATCCATGCGTGAAAAGAGCAGCGGTACCGAGGCTCATAAAATGGTGATAAATGAGGAGAAGGCGTCTTCCTCTCGAGACGGGGATTCGCGAATGTCCTGGTCCAATGATAAAGACACTGTCGACGGAGGAAACGAGACCAGACGATCGAGCAAATCCGAGCGAGAGCACTCAATGCCGGAGACTCAAAACAACACTGGTGTTCAGAAGCAATCTAAGAACGGCATGATCAACAGTTTACGAAACAGCATTGGGAACTCCAACAATAATGACATGGATCCATGGAAGCCCGTCGTTCCAAGGATGCGGGCCGATTTGAAACGCtccaagtcagaattgcgactacGCTGCTCGCTAGCCATGTCCGAGCAGGAGCGCTTCTTCGACTACTGCGGATTGGACTTTGATATGGTGGAGAGGCTCGGACCGGAGAACTTTCTAAAAGGGGCAAGTTCAGTCGACACACTCTCGCTGCTACTGAGGAGCGTCGGAGGCGGCGGCTCAGAGCCCAGTGAGTTTTCCCGACACTCCGGGGAAGGGATTTTCCAGGAGGAACTGGCCGAGCAGATCTCCACAGGTGTCTCGATTATCGAGAGAAATGCACGTGTCATAAAGTGGCTCTACGGTTGCAGAAACGCAGTCCAGGAGGGTCCAAAAGAGTCTACTGTTTGA
- the LOC125243813 gene encoding uncharacterized protein C1orf232 — protein sequence MNPMWKVYKSKVLKTLNPDMEEDAVEEQVSDAAEDIIPIQSDEGPSAMTQLAKRMQGAGAKGWKSVSSLFTKDDEHQLLEAENQPAADHPLAVKPEEPPRPNKRNTGFWDNFATKWHQAAAMKQAEAAEAGGDGSQEVENESGRAEDCDNQVGQEGEEGDGGAGNSFSKYATLGGGSEDTPAFKWNFVTSKLAELKTKSMAKSN from the exons ATGAATCCCATGTGGAAAGTCTACAAGAGTAAAGTCTTGAAGACCCTCAACCCAGATATGGAGGAGGATGCGGTGGAAGAG CAG GTCAGTGATGCGGCTGAAGATATAATACCCATCCAGTCTGATGAAGGACCCAGTGCAATGACACAGCTCGCCAAGAGA ATGCAGGGAGCCGGAGCGAAAGGTTGGAAAAGTGTTTCATCTCTATTCACCAAGGATGATGAACACCAGCTTCTGGAGGCAGAGAACCAGCCGGCAGCAGATCA TCCATTGGCGGTGAAGCCGGAGGAGCCTCCACGACCCAACAAGCGCAACACTGGATTCTGGGATAACTTCGCGACTAAGTGGCACCAAGCAGCTGCGATGAAGCAAGCGGAGGCGGCGGAGGCAGGAGGTGACGGCAGCCAGGAGGTGGAGAATGAGAGCGGAAGAGCCGAAGACTGCGACAACCAGGTCGGGCAGGAGGGCGAGGAGGGCGACGGCGGCGCGGGCAACAGCTTCTCCAAGTACGCCACACTCGGAGGAGGAAGTGAAGACACACCGGCCTTCAAGTGGAACTTTGTCACCAGCAAACTGGCTGAGCTGAAGACCAAAAGCATGGCCAAGAGCAACTAG